The genomic stretch ttgagccATGGACGGgttaactcatatgagtattaatattatacgCCATACAATTTGGATGAATTTtgcgggaaagatgttcatatcacttcaataGTACAGCTCAGCACAAGACAGAGGGGGATTAGTGTGCCTTAAGATTTGATGGGGGAAATGTATTGCCCTTCTCTAtccaatgactttttttttttttttgctcatgaatatgcccagggattgctgttggttttagttcttatcttttatggtaGTATGTtggctataattgtaattttacagagaaaaatgcaaagaaatactagaaaaaacatgtatacctcacaaaaaggtactgcatctcctcatctcagtaaatctcctaaatattttacaacaaatatacagtactcagaatttgttgctaaccttagttcttatctgttatgatattgtgtgagctgtaattgtaatttgacaaaataaaatataataaattattagaaaaacatgtataactgtAAAAGTAGCTTATTTTTatagtgtcttggaaaagaggtaCAGATAATtttttaggactttttttttcttacaccctaTGCATtcgcatatcttcctctttccattgaagtgttttttttctaaaattggccaaccttaaagtttagCCCATCCCATAAGGGTTAACAGACTTGACATAGAAGAGGAGAGATGCAGTTCTCTACCGAACCTCTAAGTTTGTTGGTCCTGAGTCTGTATTGACCTTGAGGAATGGGCCGTTGCTgggttccacttctctctttGACAGGGAACAAGTGGATGTCACGGTGGATTGTCAAAGAGCTGATGACAATAGCCATGTTGTCCACCGTGCAGCTGCAAAGACCTCCGGGCCTTTGCATGCCACTACAGCCCGACCCTGgggtcaggctggcccttcctctaTGGGTCCTAGGAAACCCCAGAACCCTAAGGTCCTTTGTAGGAATGCCCAGCCTCCTCCTGCCCCTGTCAGGATGGGTGCAAACCAGCATCCCTTTCTAAGGTCCTCTGCCCAGCCAGAAAGAGGAGCTAGGGGGAAGAAGCAGCGAGGAggacgctaggggcggcgttcccctcCAAATGCTGTCGCTGGTGGGCTATATGGCAAGAGgttgttagttagttataaatgatttgtttaaccagacctctgaactcttttagggttcttctcgggctgggaattGTTGTGCAACTCAGCAaagggaggtggtgagggtaccCTTCGCCCCTCTGAATGGTAGTTCAACTACTGAACAACAGCCTGCTCCAGCTTGtcctgaaggtaattcctatgtaaagacctcaggtttgtatggtaggaaaaatgatatttttatgataaaataaagttttgtacatacttacctgcagatatatacttagctatagtctccgacgtctcacagaatttcaaatttcaaggcacacgcgacaggtaggttgTGTGATCTACCTTTCTCTCGCCaaggtggcgggaataggaaccattccctgttttctaatcagattttcttccACCTGTTCTGGAGGGAGAAGGGCGAAGACATCagatatatctgccgggtaagtatgtacaaaactttattttatcataaaaatatcatttttgtacaagtaacttacccggcagatatatacttagctgattggcacccttggtgGAGGGTAAGAGACAGCTATAtctagaaaacaggaaaaaacaacatatgttgtagggaATAAAAAAccctggttcttacctgattgggcagaagacttcatggatactgtctatgagtctgcttgcctcaagagcttcagcgaggacgTGACCTGTGGCTGaaagcccttctggatcgtgtcaatgggggctgACCCGCTTATATGACAGAGCCTAAttctggatcgtgtcaatggggctGACCcgcttacatgacagagcctttacctgtatcatatcaatgggggccaTCCCTCTTACATGATAGAGCtttaagtacaaataaaaaacaaggagcacgattagcttcagctccttgacccagcaccgaatccgcagaTACGTAGGCTCcaagagagaagcacttctcataggTAACACGCACATCCCCTCAAATAATGAGTAGTTTAAAACCAAATTACATCTCCAGtaagtagagtccacaatagactggagagaccaagacttgtgaaaagccagagaagtagctatggctctcgCCTCATGTGCATTCACCCTAAGGAGATTCAGGTACTCGTCCTCACAAGAAAGATGCGCCTCCTTGATgacatctctgatgaagaaggcTTGGGCGTTCTTAGAAATCGCTCTTGTCGGATCCTTTACTGAGCACCAGAGACTTTCGGTATTGCCTCCCAGCTGTTTCTTCCTATCCAGATAGCATTTAAGGCTTCTCACTGGACAGAGAGTGTTCTCCAACTCTTGCCCTGTTAAAGCAGaaagtcctttgacctcaaaactccttgGCCATGGcttggaagggttctcattcttcgcTAGGAAGAGGGGCTTGAAGGAGCAAATCGCTGAGTCCTTTTTAAAACCGACTGTACCTTCCAAAGCCTGCAACTCGCTTAATCTCTTTGCCGTAGCAAGAGCAAAAAGGAACAAAGACTTCCTAGTCAGATCCCTGAACGAAGccgatcgaggaggctcaaacttcTCGGACTTCAGGAATTTCAataccacgtccaaattccagctgggaggtcttgCGGACTTGTTTTTTGACGTTTCGAAAGACCTGATGAGGTCGTGAAGGTAAAGACCTGATgaggtcgtgaaggtctttattctCCGAGATGTTCAGATCTCTATgtctaaaaacagaagaaagcatactcctgtatcccttaatggTGGAAACGGCAAGATTGCACTGTTCccttaagtagataaggaaatcAGCGATGTccgtcacagaggtactggaagaggacactttctgagccctgcaccatcttctaaaaacctcccacttcgactggtagaggcgcaaggtagaagatctcctggctctggcgatagcctttgcagccttgcgcgaaaatcccttcgctctaaccattccttcgatagtctgaaggcagtcaggttgagagcggggagattcctgtggaatctgtcgaagtggggctgtctgagaagatcgctcctgagagggagcgacctgggaaagtccatcatccattccagtacctctgtgaaccagtcttgagatggccaaaagggggcgatcaGGGTCAGTTTGGTGCCTTTTGAGGCAGCGAACTTTCTTATTACCTcccccaggatcttgaatgggggaaaggcataaccGTCTAGACCTTCCCAAtttaggagaaggccgtctatcgctactgctctggggtccgagatcggggagcagtagttctccagtCTTGTGTTCCAATGAGTAGCGAAGAGGTCGATATTGGGTCTCCCCCAAAGGCTCCACAGCCTTTTGCAAACCTCGGGATGGAgagtccattctgtgggaagaaCTTGGTCCTTCCTGCTCAGCAGgtctgctctcacattcctttccccttgtaCGAACCTGGTGAGGAGAATGATGTTTCTCTCCTCCGCCCACAGCAGCAACATCCTTGCTGtgtcgtaaagggagaaggagtgtgttcctccctgcTTTCTGATATaggccagggctgtggtgttgtctgagttgacTAGCACTACAGACCCCCTGACTAGTGGCTCGAAGTGGATGAGAGCCAGATGGATAGCTGAGAGTTCCttcctgttgatgtgccaggTCATCTGCTCcccttcccaggtgcctgacacttcttccgagcctagtgttgctccccaacccgactctgaggcgtctgaaaacaacactaggcgagggctcggcggttgAAGAGGAATTCCTCGACCCAGTTTTTGGGGgtccaaccaccaacggagatgttcctttaTCCGATCCGAAATTAGGAAGGAATCTGCTAAatcttgggacttccgatcccaactctcgttcaggaagaactgaagaggtcttaggtgcagccttcctagagaaacgaactgctccagagaggaaatggtccccagcagactcatccactccctcgcggAACAATTGTCTTTCTCTAGAAAGGCTGTCACCTTCTgcaggcagcgttcccttctttccagggagggaaatgcttgaaaaccccgagaatccatcagagtccccaggtagacaattctctgctgaggaatcatctgggacttctcgaggtttactaAAAGTCCTAGGGACTGAATCAATTTTAGGGTGAGTGataagtcctccagacaacggtctCTCGAATGGGcgcgaatcagccaatcgtcgagatacaaggagaTCCTTACCCCCTCTAAATGTAGCCAATGAGCCACATTTTTCAGAATGCTCGTGAATACTTGGGGGGCTgtcgaaagtccgaagcacagagccctgaactgaaaaggTCTTCCAGCCACCatgaacctgaggtactttctggaggagggatggatgggtaTGTGGAAGTAGgcgtcctgaaggtccagggacaccatccaatctcctggacgAAGCGCCGACAGAACTGAAGatgtcgtctccatcgagaactTCTTGATGACAAAGAAGTTCAGGGCGCTTACGtccagaaccggtctccaaccccccgaagTTTTCAGCACCAGAAAAAGCCGAGCCAGAAACCCCGGGGGAATGGAGATCTGAACCGTTCTATGGTTGCTTTCCAGCATTTGGTCCACAGCTAGCAGAAGGGCCTTGGGTTCTACCAGTCCTTGTATTCTGCCGATAACTccttggagttgttgtcaagggaggtctctccctgaaggggatgagaTAGCCTTTTCTCAGAAttgagagggaccagtcgtccgcccctctctgtgcccagacctcggcAAAGTtcagcagtctggcacccactgtcgtctggagGACTTGAGTATCACTTTGACTTCCTGACCGGGAGTCCTgaaggtcttcctcttctctctggtcTGCGCCTTCTAAAAGATCTTgcacctcgaaagggctcctgaaagggcgCCTTCTCCTTCTTCACAATAGGCGCTGCGGGTCTCATCCTTTTCGAGGATTGTGCGAGAAGGTCTTGGGACGCCTTCTCCGACAAGGACCTAGAAATCTCCTTGACTGTCTCCTGGGGGAACAGATGGCTCGAAAGAGGAGCGTACAGGAGggaggacctctggagaggaggTACCGACTTGGACAAATAGGAGCTGAAGACGGACCTCTTCTTCAGCAACCCAGCTCCAAAAAGGGAAGCGATCTCAGTAGAGCCGCCCCTGACCGCCCCTGTTCAGCAAGACAAAACGCTGCTGAGGTCTTCCATACTAATGAAGTCCGAATCCAGAGTCCTCTTAgctaaggccccaagagaccagtccatgaagttgaagacttccagGATAcgaaaaaggcccttgaggaaatggtccagttcGCACAtaccccaagaagccttggccgaattgaGAGAGAGCCTTCTTGAAGAGTCGACCAAGGAAGAAAAGTCCGATCCAGCCGATGAGGGGAGAGCCAACCCCATCGGTTCTTTGGtctcataccaaattccagctctGCCAGAGAGTCTGGAAGGAGGCAAGGAGAAAACAGTCTTGCCAGCATCCTTCTTAGACTGAAGCCACTCCCCGAAGCCCTTAAAAGCCTTCTTCATGGAGATCGTCAGGCGCATCTTTACCATAGAGGAGGATCTAGAGGTCTTCGTGCTCGAAAGCATagagccaggagaaggaggagaagcaggcttaaGAGATTCTCCAAACTCTTGGACGAGTAAAGCGGCCAACCTCTTGTAGTCAGAAATACTAACATCCTTGGGGGATTCATCCTCCGACAAAACTTCCAgaccagcaggaggaggagaacgtttgGACGAAGAGGGGCACTtgacaggagaagagcgcctagaaggagaggagctTCTGACCACTGAAGAGCGCCTGTCAGGGGAGAGGCGTCTGCTAGAAgtctggcgcctgacaggagaagagcTTCTATCCAACAGCGAGCTCCTACTAGGAGAGAGGCGCCTACTACCAGAAGGGAGCTTGGCTGGGGAGGCGCTTCTATGCTCTGAAGTACGGGGCTTGAAGTGAGAAGAGCGCTTGTCAGGTGAGAGGCGCTCTCTAACAGGAGAAGAACGACGACGATGAAGCGAGCGCCTGGTAGGAGAGGCGCTATCCTCCGAGGAAGAGCGCCTAGAAGAgaagcgcctgcaaggagaggagcgcctacgaAGAGAAGAGCGCCTGCTACTGGAGGGGCGCTTAACGGGAGAAGAGCGCCTCAACAATGATGGAATCCTAGCAGGAGAAGCGAGttcaggagaagagcgcctgcaGACGGAAGGGCGCTTAACTGAAGAAGAGGGCCTGCTGGGAGAAGGATGCTTCTTGGAGGACTTGATGGGAAGAGAAACATCCTTCCTGCGAGAAGAGCTCTTAGtcaaagagccagcaagagcagaaAGCTGAGCTTGGAGGCCGACCAGGATCTGCTTAGTAGACTCCTGAACTCCTGAAGATGAAGAGGGGGATCTTCGGGCTCTCTTCTTGACAACAGGAGAACTCTCTGGAAAGCGTTCTGGGCTGGAATCCACAGTGTTCCTTCAGGCCCTTCCAGGTCCTCGAAGGACACGACCTCAGCCGAACCCAACCGCGCCTGGGAGAAAACGGCCGAAGAAAATACTTCCTCCGATCCTTTCTGTGGCGATCCGAGGCAGTCTGGGACGCTAACAGGAACTCAGCCGgcgggacgcctgaccgttggggaaTGCTTCACTTCTCTTTGCGGCTGCCCatattcctcctccactggtcctggagcctggaagaggtctaggcctaggagcgatgcggagccggGTCAGAGCTCTCCACTACACTGGGACACTACACAAATCACTGTCACTTACCTCTTATCCCCTCCATAGCATAGTTGAGA from Macrobrachium rosenbergii isolate ZJJX-2024 chromosome 54, ASM4041242v1, whole genome shotgun sequence encodes the following:
- the LOC136834656 gene encoding serine/arginine repetitive matrix protein 1-like; this translates as MSLTLPVSVSGDDCCIDNTCTECENLTEQEWKALSAYVRKLEKDRARKASSRSSSRSRSKEVEVDPNILVDSPVTPLVSAPSPFIEPADSPERFPESSPVVKKRARRSPSSSSGVQESTKQILVGLQAQLSALAGSLTKSSSRRKDVSLPIKSSKKHPSPSRPSSSVKRPSVCRRSSPELASPARIPSLLRRSSPVKRPSSSRRSSLRRRSSPCRRFSSRRSSSEDSASPTRRSLHRRRSSPVRERLSPDKRSSHFKPRTSEHRSASPAKLPSGSRRLSPSRSSLLDRSSSPVRRQTSSRRLSPDRRSSVVRSSSPSRRSSPVKCPSSSKRSPPPAGLEVLSEDESPKDVSISDYKRLAALLVQEFGESLKPASPPSPGSMLSSTKTSRSSSMVKMRLTISMKKAFKGFGEWLQSKKDAGKTVFSLPPSRLSGRAGIWYETKEPMGLALPSSAGSDFSSLVDSSRRLSLNSAKASWGMCELDHFLKGLFRILEVFNFMDWSLGALAKRTLDSDFISMEDLSSVLSC